In one Rutidosis leptorrhynchoides isolate AG116_Rl617_1_P2 chromosome 8, CSIRO_AGI_Rlap_v1, whole genome shotgun sequence genomic region, the following are encoded:
- the LOC139863024 gene encoding uncharacterized protein, which produces MEISQPKKHLQKSNKKRLTNEQVMLLETSFNFNNKLDSTRKSQLAQELGVPARQIAIWYQNKRARWRNQSLETEHQALQHRLERVSSEKDRLEREVERLKGELEKAKEMLVSSKTMNYASLQTFSSSCDDVGSSSLLGDHGDFYVCFDDQQFNHKSIIGHDFFARSM; this is translated from the coding sequence ATGGAAATTTCACAAcctaaaaaacacctacaaaaaagcAACAAAAAGAGGCTCACAAATGAACAAGTAATGCTCCTAGAAACAAGTTTTAACTTCAACAACAAACTCGACTCGACTCGAAAGAGTCAATTAGCTCAAGAACTCGGTGTCCCGGCTAGACAAATTGCAATATGGTATCAGAACAAACGCGCTCGTTGGAGAAACCAAAGTTTAGAAACAGAACATCAGGCGCTTCAACATCGGCTCGAACGTGTGTCAAGTGAGAAAGACCGACTCGAAAGAGAGGTTGAGAGACTTAAAGGTGAGTTGGAAAAGGCTAAAGAGATGTTGGTGTCATCAAAGACAATGAATTATGCATCTTTACAAACTTTTTCTAGTTCTTGTGATGATGTTGGAAGCTCAAGTTTACTTGGTGATCATGGAGATTTTTATGTTTGTTTTGATGATCAACAATTTAATCATAAATCTATTATTGGTCATGATTTTTTTGCTAGATCAATGTAA